In Paenibacillus sp. BIC5C1, a genomic segment contains:
- a CDS encoding DUF5696 domain-containing protein, translating into MNKRQRIYTVLASGAAVILLTAGLLYINNRGVPAVEATAYLEATTEAMPTETESLQFLTDSSEGVPGMQLVVEDQGLALYYNEETTEIAVRDGASGQIWYSNPNERNQDGLASAYEKEVLSSQLNVSFRDAIGTLENFPNFSSSIINKQFAAANVDQGIRVTYTLGDTSLGIDALPKLISKQRLEEKVLSKLDATVARYASARYYPTKNNPDVLERLDGQISKQLVLNKMLDAFEAAGYTTEDLAFDNEENGVEGGGTSDKPSFVIPVEYRLDQGSLVVTVPLSQVKESGQYRIRNIDLLAYFGAADTKGEGYMFVPDGSGSLIHLNNGKVKEEQYVQRVYGADPNDNSLSRPQVSESVHMPVFGLKNGEHAWFAVIEKGDGMASISADIGGRQNNYNHVYGTFSLRGEDELEMYTSQKMQEIQLLSEEPFRGDIQVRYHFLNGKDANYSGMARLYQQQLVKEQVLKPLEDESVLPFYMDVLGAVDKKASFLGVPYRTTLAMTTYEQAAEMAAKLQQEGVNRVQMRYQGWFGGGFSHHTPTQVKLDSEVGSRSELHDLSEQLKQSGGALFPDVAFQRIYHDDWNFAPSSDAARFVTKETAELYPYSPALNRMDLSKDSYYLLSAAKLPYVVSEFAGKINKLELSALSLRDLGQVLSSDYRDSRVIHRETAKNIVKEQLGKLQREYPNLMLSSANAYAWEYTQHIVNAPSGSSRFNITDEEVPFYEMVIHGYMDYAASAMNTSGDQDLRKQLLRSLELGSAPQFQWTYEPSSKLKLTNYDSAYATDFAYWVDDAVALYKEANEVLGHLRNYPITEHERVQDGVVRVTYSGGATILVNYTADPVTINGITVGGADYAVKGVNQ; encoded by the coding sequence GTGAACAAAAGGCAACGAATATATACGGTGCTGGCCAGTGGTGCTGCTGTGATCCTGCTTACAGCCGGACTGCTGTATATCAATAACAGGGGAGTACCTGCTGTGGAAGCAACGGCTTATCTTGAAGCAACAACAGAGGCTATGCCAACCGAGACCGAATCATTGCAATTCCTTACCGATTCTTCAGAGGGTGTGCCGGGTATGCAACTGGTCGTCGAAGACCAGGGGTTGGCGCTGTATTACAACGAGGAAACGACGGAAATTGCCGTTCGTGATGGAGCGAGTGGTCAGATCTGGTACAGCAATCCGAACGAACGTAATCAGGATGGCCTGGCTTCTGCTTATGAAAAGGAGGTGCTGTCCTCACAGCTGAACGTGTCATTTCGGGATGCGATCGGTACACTGGAGAACTTTCCGAACTTTAGTTCCAGTATCATCAACAAACAGTTTGCAGCCGCCAATGTAGATCAGGGGATTCGCGTTACATACACGCTTGGGGATACCTCGCTCGGTATTGATGCTCTGCCCAAACTGATCAGCAAACAGCGTCTGGAGGAGAAGGTCCTTTCGAAACTGGATGCCACAGTCGCAAGATATGCATCGGCTCGATATTATCCAACCAAAAACAATCCGGATGTGCTGGAACGGTTGGATGGACAGATATCCAAGCAGCTTGTGTTGAACAAGATGCTGGACGCCTTTGAAGCGGCGGGTTACACCACTGAAGATCTTGCTTTTGACAATGAGGAGAATGGAGTCGAAGGCGGGGGCACATCGGATAAACCAAGCTTCGTCATTCCGGTGGAATATCGGTTGGATCAAGGATCGCTAGTTGTAACCGTGCCGCTAAGTCAGGTGAAAGAGAGCGGTCAATACCGTATTCGTAATATCGATCTGCTCGCTTATTTTGGTGCCGCGGATACGAAAGGTGAAGGTTATATGTTTGTACCTGACGGTTCAGGCAGTCTGATCCATCTGAATAACGGAAAGGTCAAAGAGGAGCAGTACGTACAGCGTGTGTACGGTGCAGATCCAAATGACAATTCACTTAGTCGCCCGCAGGTTAGTGAATCTGTCCATATGCCTGTCTTTGGTTTGAAGAACGGTGAACATGCCTGGTTTGCCGTGATTGAAAAAGGGGATGGCATGGCCAGTATCTCTGCGGATATTGGAGGCAGGCAAAATAACTATAACCACGTCTACGGCACGTTCTCCCTGCGGGGTGAGGATGAGTTGGAGATGTATACCTCGCAAAAGATGCAGGAGATTCAGTTACTAAGCGAGGAACCATTCCGCGGGGATATTCAGGTGCGATACCATTTCCTGAACGGCAAGGATGCCAATTATTCCGGCATGGCCCGCTTGTATCAGCAGCAGTTAGTCAAGGAGCAAGTACTGAAACCGCTGGAAGACGAGTCGGTCTTACCTTTTTACATGGATGTGTTAGGTGCAGTGGACAAAAAAGCTTCATTCCTGGGTGTACCTTATCGGACCACATTGGCTATGACGACATATGAACAAGCGGCTGAAATGGCTGCGAAGCTGCAGCAGGAGGGTGTGAACCGTGTGCAAATGCGGTATCAGGGATGGTTTGGCGGAGGTTTCAGTCACCATACACCCACTCAGGTTAAACTGGACAGTGAAGTGGGCAGTCGTTCCGAGTTGCATGATCTGTCTGAACAACTGAAGCAGTCCGGTGGAGCGTTGTTCCCTGATGTGGCGTTTCAGCGCATATACCACGACGATTGGAACTTTGCGCCATCCTCTGATGCTGCGCGTTTTGTCACCAAGGAAACCGCTGAACTGTATCCATACAGTCCTGCCCTCAACCGGATGGATCTGAGCAAAGACAGTTATTATCTGTTGTCGGCCGCCAAGCTGCCGTATGTGGTGAGCGAGTTTGCCGGGAAAATCAACAAATTGGAACTCAGCGCATTATCACTGCGTGATCTCGGGCAGGTATTGAGCTCGGATTATCGGGATAGTCGTGTCATCCACCGAGAAACTGCGAAGAACATCGTGAAGGAGCAACTGGGCAAGCTGCAGCGGGAATATCCAAACCTAATGTTATCATCCGCTAATGCGTATGCGTGGGAATATACGCAGCATATTGTTAATGCTCCCTCAGGCTCCAGCCGGTTCAACATTACCGATGAGGAAGTTCCTTTTTATGAGATGGTCATTCATGGATATATGGACTACGCTGCTTCCGCAATGAATACGTCAGGGGATCAAGATCTGCGCAAACAGCTGCTCCGCAGTCTGGAGCTGGGCTCAGCTCCGCAATTTCAATGGACGTATGAACCATCATCCAAGCTGAAGCTGACCAATTATGATTCGGCTTATGCCACTGACTTTGCATATTGGGTAGATGACGCAGTTGCATTATACAAGGAAGCGAATGAAGTATTAGGTCATTTGCGGAACTATCCAATAACCGAGCATGAACGAGTTCAGGATGGCGTAGTGCGTGTCACTTATAGTGGCGGTGCAACGATTTTGGTGAATTACACGGCTGATCCGGTAACGATTAATGGAATTACCGTTGGCGGGGCGGACTATGCAGTGAAAGGAGTGAACCAATGA
- a CDS encoding sugar ABC transporter permease — protein MRSLRLSLKSRRALLGLAFISPWLIGFIFLFATPLLQSIRFSLSNLSVAPGGYVLDFVGLKNFKDAILVDASFNRILVDSVGAMLLNVPMILFFSLFTATLLNQKFKGRSMARAIFFLPVILASSAVAAAESAGLINLMGDISAIESSTEGGASFNVVSIVRMLNDVGLPMAYVDYIVEAIMRIYDIVSSSGVQILIFLAALQSVPGSMYEVAKIEGATAYESFWKITFPMVSPLILTNVIYTIIDSFAGSPVTEAIYQTAFKTQNFGLSSAMSWLYTLVIGLVLVVVGWVLSRRVHYN, from the coding sequence ATGAGAAGCCTTCGTTTATCCTTGAAATCACGGAGAGCGCTGCTTGGACTTGCGTTTATTTCGCCATGGCTGATTGGTTTCATCTTCCTGTTCGCTACGCCGCTGCTGCAATCGATCCGGTTCAGTTTGAGCAATCTATCGGTTGCCCCGGGAGGATATGTACTGGATTTTGTCGGGCTGAAAAATTTCAAGGATGCCATCCTGGTCGATGCATCATTCAACCGGATCCTGGTGGATTCGGTTGGAGCGATGCTGCTAAATGTGCCGATGATTCTGTTCTTCAGTTTATTTACGGCGACATTGCTTAACCAGAAATTCAAAGGGAGATCGATGGCGCGTGCGATTTTCTTCCTGCCAGTCATACTGGCCTCCAGTGCGGTGGCAGCAGCCGAGTCCGCAGGCCTGATCAACCTGATGGGAGACATCAGTGCGATTGAATCATCTACCGAAGGGGGAGCTTCGTTCAACGTCGTTTCAATCGTACGAATGCTGAATGATGTGGGGTTGCCCATGGCATATGTCGATTACATCGTGGAAGCCATTATGCGCATTTACGATATTGTCAGCAGCTCCGGCGTACAAATTCTGATCTTCCTCGCTGCGCTGCAATCGGTACCCGGCTCCATGTACGAAGTGGCCAAAATTGAAGGTGCAACGGCCTATGAATCCTTCTGGAAAATTACGTTTCCGATGGTGAGTCCATTGATCCTGACAAATGTCATCTATACGATTATTGATTCCTTTGCAGGTAGCCCGGTGACGGAGGCCATCTACCAGACGGCGTTTAAAACCCAGAACTTCGGTCTGAGCTCAGCCATGTCCTGGCTGTATACGCTGGTCATCGGCCTGGTATTAGTTGTTGTCGGATGGGTACTGTCACGACGGGTTCATTACAACTGA